DNA sequence from the Streptomyces tsukubensis genome:
GGCCCGGGCACCACCCATCCACCGGGCGAACTCCACCAGGTACCGCAGTCGCTCGGGCACCGCCTCCCGGTCCAGCAACGGATAGGCGGCGACCCACAGCGGCCGTCCGGCCCGGATGTGCTCGGGATCCACCGCCGCGTCGACCAGCTCTTCGAGGAGCGCCAGACGGCTCTTGAGGGCCGTCAGCCGCCGGTGGAACATCTTCAGCTGTTGCGCCGTGCTCTCCACGCCGACGCCCGCGGCGTCCAGTGGCAGGCCCCGGTCCTCGGACGGCGCGACGCCCATACGGGTGGAGAAGCGCTCCCAGAACGCGGCGAGCCGTGCGACACCGTCGAAGAGTGAGTCCTCGCTGGCCAGTACGGCACCGTTGAGGGCGCCGATGCTGGTTCCGGCGATGGCGGAGATCCGGGTGCCGCGCTCCGCCAGATAGTCCAGAACGCCCAGTTCATAGGCGCCTTTGGCGCCGCCGCCCGCCAGCACCAGCCCGATCCTCAGGGGGGTGAGCGGGCCCGACGGCACCGGGCGCCGGGCAGCGGGAACGGCCGGCGGGTCCTGCTGGGCAGGTAAAGGGCGCCTGGAGACCTCCAGCGCCTGCTGCGCGATGCGGTTGAAGTCCTCCTGTCCGGTCATGCGCTGCTCCCGAGTTCCCGCAGCCGAGAGCGGCGTGAATCCGCCTCCGCGAACTGCTCCCTGATGATCTGCCGTACCAGTTCCTCGGCGCTCAGGCTCGGGGCGACGTAGTCCGAGCCGTTCCCGGTGGCGGTGCGCAGTGCCGCTTCCGCGGCGGCGTCCGGATCGACGCCCTCCACCGTGGTCGCCAGCGCCGTCTTCCGCAGCGCGGAGCTCAAGGGGCCACGGGTTCCGGTCAGTGCCTCGGGGACGCCTTCGCCCAGCAGCTCGGCGACCATGATCCGGTTTTCGTCGCCGGGGAGCGTGCGGGTCGATTCGGCCAGCAGGCCCGCGATCGGTCTGATGCCGTCGTACCACGGCTCCGGCGGGTCCTGGAGCATCCGCTCGGCCAGTTCGTACTCGACACCGGCTCCGGGCTTCGATGCGGCGTACTCCCCCGCGGGGCCGCCCGCCACCTCCCGGGCCAGCAGCATCGCCCCGGCCAACCGGCCCAGGTTCGGGTCGGGTCGCGGATGCCGCCACCGGCGCACCGCGCGGTCGACGGCCAGTGTGCTCTCCACCCGGCGCAGCCGCTCGTCTTGTTCGGCGAGGCCCCGACCGGTCTGCTCGGCGAGCTTCGCCAGCGCGATTCCCAGGTCCCGGACTCCGCCTTCGGCCCACTGGAGCCGGGCGTCGAGCCGGTCCACGCGGTGGTTCACCCGGGTCACCTCGTCGGTGACCTCGGCAACCACGAGGTCGGTGGCCGCGAGCCGGTCGGTGAGTTCGGAGATCCACGCCAGGGTGCCGCGCTGGGCACCGACCAGGGCGCCGGTGACCGCGAGGTCCCGCCGCCGGCTGTGCCCGGTGACCTGGGCGAGCAGCCGGGCGAAGAAGCCCTCGCGGGCCCTGGCCCGCGTCAGATCGTCCGCGGTGTGCAGGTCGTTGAGCAGCTCCAGCAGCAGCCGGTCGTCGACGAGCGGGACGCCGCGGGCGATGTCCGGCAGCTTCACCGGCCGGTTCCCGGGGCGGGCGGCGGGGCGACGAAGACGACGGGCTTGGTGAGAGTCTGCGGCCGGGCGCCCCGCATGACGTACGAGGGTGCGATCAGGAACTCCGGGCGTGCCCCGGGGGCCGGTTTGACGGGCCATGGTTCGTAGTCGTCCGCGGAGAGAGCGGTCACGTCGACCGGGGAGTCCAGCTCTCCGGTGATCGGCAGACCCACGACGGCGTCGCGCAGTCTCGCTGCCTTGCCGAAGGTCGTGGGGAAACCGGTCCGGAAGCCGGAAGTGTCGGTCGCCAGGTTCAGCTCTCTCAGTTCGGCGACGATCTGCTCCGGCTTTCCGGACATCGGCTGGTCGAGCGGTTCGAAGAGCAGCGCCACGAGCTTGCGGGCGATCTCCGCCCGGCGCCGCGCCAGTGCCGTATCGTCCTCGCCGGTCTGCTGCGGGCAGAGCAGTTTCACCAGGTACCGCACGTCCTGCTGCACCAGCCCGCTGTAGCTCTGGGCGAGTTCCAGGTGGCGGCGGTGGATGTCGGAGGTGGTGTGACCGCTGTCGATCGCATTGCGGACCCCCTGGTTGCGCAGGGCGTCCAGGATCAGTTGGACGTCGCGGGCGACCGCATCGAGGCGCTTGTTCAGGTCCGCTACGGCGCGGAGGACCACCGTCTGATGCTCCGCCATCCTCGATGTGAGGTGATCGGTCTGCTGCCGGAGATCGGCGGCGACCTCGTTGAGCAGCCAGTCGTTCACGGCTTCGAGGTCGCTCTGCGATACGGCGTTCCCCTGCAGAGAATATGGTCCCTCTTTATCGCTTTTACCGAAAAGCCCCATGCTGGACCCCGTTGGCTCGCCCTGCTCTTCGTCTTGGTAGGTGCCGAAACCGTCGTTCTGCATGGGATCAGCCGCCCGTCCGGCCACGACGTCCGTACAGCTCGGAGAACTCGATGGTCGCTCTGAGGCGTACACCGCCCTGCCGGTCCTGGGTCTCGACGGCTATCTCGGTGCCGCCGAAGGCGTAGTAGATGTCGAGTTTCCGCTTGTCCATGCGCGTTCCCACCGATCCGCTCACGTCCGCAGTCACGGTGCCGATCCGCTCGCAG
Encoded proteins:
- a CDS encoding patatin-like phospholipase family protein, giving the protein MTGQEDFNRIAQQALEVSRRPLPAQQDPPAVPAARRPVPSGPLTPLRIGLVLAGGGAKGAYELGVLDYLAERGTRISAIAGTSIGALNGAVLASEDSLFDGVARLAAFWERFSTRMGVAPSEDRGLPLDAAGVGVESTAQQLKMFHRRLTALKSRLALLEELVDAAVDPEHIRAGRPLWVAAYPLLDREAVPERLRYLVEFARWMGGARADIIRLNDLEAPEVREAVLASAALPFVFPTRVVDGCAYLDGGLGRGDRTPVRAFAEKEHCDVLVVVHLHPDARVAPGAVTGLVRIDIRPSVPIIPPGPLGPLTGLMSFSPERVGALRTLGYRDAAARFGETEKLLKGRRTLAAAESTMLAALQRMRAGAPPP